Proteins from one Pyrobaculum neutrophilum V24Sta genomic window:
- a CDS encoding FAD-dependent oxidoreductase, translated as MKFLLRCRPNTKKPPTGKKVAVVGAGPAGLGAAGVLLCNGHEVHIYDALPEPGGLLIFGIPSFRVPREGVREGVKELAEAGAVFYTSTFVYCGEKPHDHEALRLVKQFVRLEDLVEKYDAVLITTGTWRSREMGIPGEDLEGVYKALDYLFRIYANQLGYLPREEVYPTGRRVLVVGGGLVAVDAAIEAKLQGAEKVVVAYRRTINEAPAGRSTIEKELLARGVEFRELLTPVAFLGERRLERARFVKMRLGPPDKTGRPRPEPVPGSEFEEEFDTALVAVGEAPTPPGRCLGIELNPDGTIKVDEKMQTTKRGVFAAGDVVIGPSLIGKALSSGMKAAQHIHEFLTSS; from the coding sequence ATGAAGTTCCTCCTGAGGTGTAGGCCCAACACGAAAAAGCCGCCTACGGGGAAGAAGGTCGCCGTTGTTGGGGCAGGCCCAGCCGGCCTCGGGGCGGCTGGGGTGCTCCTCTGCAATGGACACGAGGTGCACATCTACGACGCGTTGCCGGAGCCCGGCGGCCTCCTCATCTTCGGGATACCCTCCTTCCGGGTCCCCAGGGAGGGGGTGAGGGAGGGGGTCAAAGAGCTGGCGGAGGCAGGCGCCGTCTTCTACACGTCCACCTTCGTATACTGCGGCGAGAAGCCGCACGACCACGAGGCCCTCCGCCTCGTGAAACAGTTCGTAAGGCTTGAGGACCTCGTCGAGAAATACGACGCCGTGTTGATCACCACGGGGACGTGGCGGAGCAGAGAAATGGGCATACCCGGTGAGGACCTAGAAGGCGTCTACAAAGCCCTGGACTACCTCTTCAGAATCTATGCGAACCAGCTCGGGTACCTCCCCAGGGAGGAGGTCTACCCAACTGGGAGGAGGGTTCTGGTAGTGGGCGGGGGGCTTGTGGCAGTAGACGCGGCAATTGAGGCGAAGCTACAGGGGGCTGAGAAGGTCGTCGTGGCCTACAGACGGACGATCAACGAGGCGCCCGCCGGCAGATCCACCATAGAGAAGGAGCTGTTGGCCCGGGGAGTGGAGTTCAGGGAGCTCCTAACCCCGGTGGCCTTCCTAGGCGAGAGGAGGCTGGAGAGGGCCAGGTTCGTCAAGATGAGGCTTGGGCCGCCGGATAAGACGGGTAGGCCGAGGCCCGAGCCGGTGCCCGGCAGCGAGTTCGAGGAGGAGTTCGACACGGCGCTTGTGGCGGTAGGCGAGGCGCCGACGCCGCCGGGGAGGTGCCTAGGGATCGAGCTGAACCCAGACGGCACGATAAAGGTGGACGAGAAGATGCAGACGACGAAGCGGGGGGTCTTCGCGGCT